One Stenotrophomonas maltophilia DNA window includes the following coding sequences:
- a CDS encoding tetratricopeptide repeat protein — protein sequence MPYIGIGLHVLAAIYFAVHAIRSGQSLYWLILLFSFPLLGSVVYFLAIYFPEARNSRGARQAIRSAKQLMDPGQDLRNARADLSRTPTVQNRVRLGMTLLDAGQAEEARTLLEQAASSPLGDDPYILTGLARARLESGHAALAVETLDGLFARHPDVRRKPEQTLLHAQALAAAQAPGTRAAFERAVESGNDAAARCLFAEWLMAQPQPADREQARSLFASIIDDAQHWSRHARSHNAAWLERTKAALKGY from the coding sequence ATGCCCTATATCGGAATCGGACTCCACGTACTGGCAGCCATCTACTTCGCGGTGCACGCCATCCGCTCGGGCCAGAGCCTCTACTGGCTCATCCTGCTCTTCTCGTTCCCGCTGCTGGGCAGCGTCGTCTACTTCCTTGCGATCTACTTCCCGGAAGCCCGCAACTCGCGCGGCGCGCGGCAGGCAATCCGCTCCGCAAAGCAGCTCATGGACCCTGGCCAGGACCTGCGTAACGCTCGCGCTGATCTGTCGCGAACGCCCACCGTGCAGAACCGGGTTCGTCTCGGCATGACGCTGCTGGATGCCGGCCAGGCGGAGGAAGCCAGAACCCTGCTTGAGCAGGCCGCAAGCTCGCCACTGGGCGACGACCCCTACATCCTGACCGGCCTGGCGCGTGCTCGCCTCGAGTCCGGGCACGCCGCGCTTGCAGTTGAGACGCTGGACGGCCTGTTCGCCCGCCATCCGGATGTGCGTCGCAAGCCGGAACAGACCCTGCTCCATGCGCAGGCGCTGGCTGCTGCGCAGGCACCTGGCACCCGCGCCGCGTTCGAGCGCGCCGTGGAAAGTGGAAATGATGCGGCCGCCCGCTGCCTGTTCGCCGAGTGGCTGATGGCACAACCGCAGCCCGCCGACCGTGAGCAGGCCCGCAGCCTGTTCGCCAGCATCATCGACGATGCCCAACACTGGTCGCGCCACGCACGCAGCCACAATGCCGCCTGGCTGGAGCGGACCAAAGCCGCGTTGAAGGGCTACTGA
- a CDS encoding FAD binding domain-containing protein produces the protein MKVFSYERAKSPAEAAKAVAGTEGAKFLAGGTNLLDLMKLEVETPAHLVDVQDIGLDRIEPTDDGGLRIGTLVTNTALASHERVRRDYGVLTRAIVAGASGQLRNKATTGGNLLQRTRCPYFYDPHLPCNKRLPGSGCGALEGFSRQMGVIGTSDSCIATYPGDMAVALRVLDASIQTIKGDGSTRSIPIADFHRSPGDTPQQDNVLQRGELITHVTLPEPLGGRHVYHKVRDRASYAFALVSVAAVVQRDGSARFAFGGVAPKPWRIEAAEPLLRDSVKAATRQVFAGARPTQENAFKIALAERTLAAVLAEGER, from the coding sequence ATGAAGGTCTTCAGTTACGAACGCGCGAAGTCTCCTGCCGAGGCCGCCAAGGCCGTCGCCGGCACCGAGGGCGCGAAGTTCCTGGCGGGAGGAACCAACCTGCTCGACCTGATGAAGCTGGAGGTCGAGACGCCCGCGCACCTTGTCGACGTGCAGGACATCGGCCTGGACAGGATCGAACCTACAGACGATGGCGGCCTGCGCATCGGCACGCTGGTCACCAATACCGCACTGGCCTCGCATGAGCGCGTGCGCCGCGACTACGGTGTGCTGACCCGCGCGATCGTGGCTGGCGCGTCCGGGCAGCTGCGCAACAAGGCCACCACCGGCGGCAACCTGCTGCAGCGCACGCGCTGCCCGTACTTTTACGATCCCCATCTGCCCTGCAACAAGCGCCTGCCCGGATCAGGCTGCGGCGCGCTCGAAGGGTTCTCCCGGCAGATGGGCGTGATCGGCACCTCGGACAGCTGCATCGCGACCTATCCGGGTGATATGGCGGTGGCGCTGCGCGTGCTGGACGCCTCGATCCAGACCATCAAGGGCGATGGCAGCACGCGCAGCATCCCGATTGCCGATTTCCATCGTTCCCCGGGCGACACGCCACAGCAGGACAACGTGCTGCAGCGCGGTGAGCTGATCACCCACGTCACGCTGCCGGAACCGCTGGGCGGCCGGCACGTGTACCACAAGGTACGTGACCGCGCGTCCTATGCGTTCGCACTGGTGTCGGTCGCCGCGGTCGTGCAGCGTGACGGCTCGGCGCGGTTCGCCTTCGGCGGGGTCGCGCCGAAGCCGTGGCGCATCGAAGCAGCCGAACCCCTGCTGCGCGACAGCGTCAAGGCCGCGACCCGGCAGGTGTTCGCTGGTGCCCGTCCAACGCAGGAGAACGCGTTCAAGATCGCGCTCGCCGAGCGCACCCTCGCAGCCGTTCTGGCCGAAGGAGAGCGCTGA
- a CDS encoding Ohr family peroxiredoxin — translation MTELKPPSPAMLDRYQGDDVQPLYTGRVRVSGGQAQHGRASGVVRSDDGALAVDLRLPPELGGLGGGSNPEQLLAASYAGCFHGAMVLVAARAGLLLHNPSVEVAVTFARDPTDGLYLLSAEIVVHLPGMDANLAGELVRNTERVCPYAKMFHRGISHVVHVRVGPQAAPL, via the coding sequence ATGACCGAGCTGAAGCCACCTTCGCCCGCCATGCTGGACCGCTACCAGGGCGACGACGTGCAGCCGCTGTACACCGGCCGCGTGCGGGTGAGCGGCGGCCAGGCCCAGCACGGGCGCGCGTCCGGCGTGGTTCGATCGGACGACGGTGCACTGGCGGTGGACCTGCGCCTGCCGCCGGAACTTGGTGGGCTTGGCGGCGGCTCCAATCCCGAGCAGCTATTGGCCGCAAGCTACGCCGGTTGCTTCCACGGCGCCATGGTACTGGTGGCCGCGCGTGCCGGCCTGCTGCTGCACAACCCCAGCGTCGAAGTGGCGGTCACCTTCGCCCGTGATCCGACAGATGGGCTGTACCTGCTGTCGGCCGAGATCGTGGTCCATCTTCCCGGCATGGATGCGAACCTGGCCGGCGAACTGGTGCGCAACACCGAACGCGTCTGCCCGTACGCCAAGATGTTCCATCGTGGCATCAGCCATGTGGTGCATGTGCGGGTCGGCCCGCAGGCTGCGCCTCTGTAA
- the paoC gene encoding aldehyde oxidoreductase molybdenum-binding subunit PaoC → MPLEFNAPAGDNLFDKAKVVGKSTPRIDGPRKTTGTAPYAYERHDVAPNQVYGYIVGAGIGKGRIISMDASRARAAPGVLAVITAPETKPVGTSNWNNAPLFGGPEVAHYHQAIACVVAETFEQARAAAALIRTRYERGKGRFDFPALAPSAPLAKGRGGKPDRQTLGDFDSAYASATVKLDETYHTADESHSMMEPHATIAAWEGDTLTLWTSNQMIDWARQGMAAILGIDPDKVRVDSPYIGGGFGGKLFIRADAVLAALAAKQVGRPVKIALQRPLMPNNTTHRHATIQRVRIGCAKDGRISAIAHENWSGNINGEDGENGTLQTPKLYAGANRLVANYIATLDMPEGNAMRAPGEAPGHMALEVAMDEMAEKLGLDPIAFRILNEPEVVPGDPSKKFSDRNLVRCLREGAERFNWNKRNAKPAQVREGHWLVGMGVSAGYRGAPTMKSAARVRLDGQGGVIVETDMTDIGTGSYTIIAQTAAETMGVPLDRVQVTLGDSRHPASAGSGGQWGAASSTAGVYAACVSLRRKVGEKLGFDGDTANFANGRIEAGGRTIDLAEAGTLSAEDGIAFGKFKQGYDVGTYAAHFCEVAVHAYTGETRIRRMLAVCDGGRILNPLSARSQVIGGMVMGAGATLMEELVVDKRLGLFINHDLAGYEVPVHADIPHQQVVFLDTLDPVISPMKAKGVGELGICGVGAAIANAVYNATGVRVRNYPITLDKLLPGLPDVG, encoded by the coding sequence ATGCCCCTCGAATTCAACGCCCCCGCCGGCGACAACCTGTTCGACAAGGCCAAGGTGGTCGGCAAGTCGACGCCGCGCATCGACGGCCCACGCAAGACCACCGGCACCGCCCCCTATGCCTACGAGCGCCATGACGTGGCGCCAAACCAGGTCTACGGCTACATCGTCGGCGCGGGCATCGGCAAGGGGCGCATCATTTCGATGGATGCCTCCCGTGCACGTGCCGCCCCCGGCGTACTGGCGGTGATCACCGCACCGGAGACCAAACCGGTCGGCACATCCAACTGGAACAATGCGCCATTGTTCGGCGGGCCCGAGGTCGCCCATTACCACCAGGCCATTGCCTGCGTGGTGGCAGAGACCTTCGAGCAGGCCCGCGCCGCCGCAGCGTTGATCCGCACCCGTTACGAGCGCGGCAAGGGGCGCTTCGATTTCCCAGCGCTGGCGCCGTCCGCGCCGCTGGCCAAGGGGCGCGGTGGCAAGCCCGACCGGCAGACGCTCGGCGATTTCGACAGCGCCTACGCTAGCGCGACGGTCAAGCTCGACGAGACCTACCACACAGCCGACGAAAGTCATTCGATGATGGAGCCGCACGCCACCATCGCCGCCTGGGAAGGCGACACGCTCACCCTGTGGACCTCGAACCAGATGATCGACTGGGCCAGGCAGGGCATGGCGGCGATCCTCGGCATCGATCCCGACAAGGTGCGTGTGGACTCGCCCTATATCGGCGGCGGCTTCGGCGGCAAGCTGTTCATCCGCGCCGATGCAGTGCTGGCCGCGCTGGCGGCCAAGCAGGTCGGGCGGCCGGTGAAGATCGCGCTGCAACGCCCGTTGATGCCCAACAACACCACGCACCGGCACGCGACCATCCAACGCGTCCGGATCGGTTGCGCGAAGGACGGCAGGATCTCCGCCATCGCCCATGAGAACTGGTCGGGCAACATCAACGGCGAGGACGGCGAGAACGGCACCCTGCAGACGCCCAAGCTCTATGCAGGCGCCAACCGCCTGGTCGCCAACTACATCGCCACGCTCGACATGCCCGAAGGCAATGCGATGCGCGCGCCGGGCGAAGCACCGGGCCACATGGCGCTGGAAGTGGCGATGGACGAAATGGCCGAGAAGCTGGGCCTCGACCCGATCGCGTTCCGCATCCTCAACGAACCCGAGGTCGTACCCGGCGATCCGAGCAAGAAGTTCTCCGACCGCAACCTGGTGCGCTGCCTGCGCGAGGGCGCGGAACGCTTCAACTGGAACAAGCGCAACGCCAAGCCGGCGCAGGTAAGGGAAGGGCACTGGCTGGTCGGCATGGGCGTGTCTGCGGGCTATCGCGGCGCGCCGACGATGAAGTCGGCGGCGCGGGTCCGGCTTGACGGCCAGGGTGGGGTGATCGTGGAAACCGACATGACCGACATCGGCACCGGCTCCTACACGATCATCGCGCAGACGGCAGCCGAGACCATGGGCGTGCCGCTGGACCGGGTTCAGGTGACCCTCGGCGACTCGCGTCACCCCGCCTCCGCCGGTTCCGGTGGCCAGTGGGGCGCGGCAAGCTCCACCGCAGGCGTGTACGCGGCGTGCGTCAGCCTGCGCCGCAAGGTGGGCGAGAAACTGGGCTTCGACGGCGACACCGCAAACTTCGCCAATGGCCGTATCGAGGCGGGTGGGCGGACCATCGACCTGGCCGAAGCGGGGACGCTTTCAGCAGAGGACGGCATTGCCTTCGGCAAGTTCAAGCAGGGCTACGACGTCGGCACCTACGCAGCGCATTTCTGCGAGGTTGCCGTGCATGCCTACACCGGAGAGACGCGCATCCGCAGGATGCTTGCCGTATGTGATGGCGGCAGAATCCTCAATCCGCTGTCCGCACGCAGCCAGGTCATCGGCGGGATGGTGATGGGTGCGGGCGCGACCCTGATGGAGGAACTGGTGGTCGACAAGCGGCTTGGCTTGTTCATCAACCACGACCTGGCGGGATACGAGGTTCCCGTGCACGCCGATATTCCACACCAGCAGGTGGTCTTCCTCGACACGCTGGATCCGGTGATCTCGCCAATGAAGGCCAAGGGCGTGGGTGAGCTGGGCATCTGTGGGGTCGGCGCCGCGATCGCCAATGCGGTCTACAACGCCACCGGTGTGCGCGTGCGCAACTATCCCATCACCCTGGACAAGCTGTTGCCCGGCTTGCCCGACGTGGGCTGA
- a CDS encoding SDR family oxidoreductase: MKFLVIGGTGRIGSKVVERLRTAGHDNVVAAPSTGVDVLTGEGLDAAMDGVDVVVDLANSPSFEDAAVLSFFVTAGHNILTAAARAGVRHHVALSVVGTDKLAASGYFRGKIAQERLIRDSGLPYTIIHSTQFFEFLPGIIQSAGEGATLRLPAADVQPIAAEDVAEAVARIAQQPPHNGVVEIAGPQRAAMADLARQYLQRTGDPRQVVADAEALYFGAPLQIDTLVPVGQAWLGQVGFDAWLQQSGLLQRQPA, from the coding sequence ATGAAATTCCTCGTCATCGGTGGTACCGGCCGCATCGGCAGCAAGGTGGTGGAGCGCCTGCGCACCGCCGGGCATGACAACGTGGTGGCCGCGCCCTCCACCGGCGTGGATGTCCTGACCGGTGAAGGCCTGGACGCCGCCATGGACGGCGTCGACGTGGTGGTGGACCTGGCCAACTCGCCCTCGTTCGAAGATGCGGCAGTGCTTTCGTTCTTCGTGACCGCTGGCCACAACATCCTCACCGCCGCCGCCCGTGCCGGCGTACGCCACCACGTTGCGCTTTCCGTCGTAGGCACCGACAAGCTTGCGGCCAGCGGCTACTTCCGCGGCAAGATCGCGCAGGAGCGCCTGATCCGCGATTCAGGCCTGCCGTACACCATCATCCATTCCACGCAGTTCTTCGAGTTCCTGCCAGGCATCATCCAGTCCGCCGGCGAGGGGGCGACCCTGCGGCTGCCGGCCGCCGACGTACAGCCGATTGCCGCCGAGGATGTTGCCGAAGCGGTGGCACGCATCGCGCAGCAGCCCCCCCACAATGGCGTCGTGGAAATTGCGGGCCCCCAGCGCGCCGCGATGGCAGATCTGGCCAGGCAGTATCTGCAGCGGACCGGCGACCCGCGGCAGGTCGTGGCAGACGCCGAGGCACTGTATTTCGGCGCGCCGCTGCAGATCGATACGCTGGTGCCGGTGGGGCAGGCGTGGCTGGGGCAGGTCGGCTTCGACGCCTGGCTGCAGCAGTCCGGCCTGTTGCAGCGGCAGCCCGCCTGA
- a CDS encoding sigma factor-like helix-turn-helix DNA-binding protein, with product MKNTNGLSQRPMLGRLPGMDTASHLRTAFRPASEQVWQTFLAALRELPPDARAVLLLHDVLGAGFEDIVPLLGLDLSACRQRLALARNHLHAQRARLEPGRP from the coding sequence ATGAAAAACACCAATGGCCTGTCACAGCGGCCGATGCTCGGCCGTCTGCCGGGCATGGACACCGCATCGCACCTGCGCACCGCATTCCGCCCTGCCAGCGAACAGGTCTGGCAGACCTTCCTCGCCGCACTGCGCGAATTGCCGCCCGATGCACGTGCGGTGCTGTTGCTGCACGACGTGCTGGGCGCCGGGTTCGAGGACATCGTGCCCCTGCTGGGGCTCGACCTGTCCGCGTGCAGGCAGCGCCTGGCGCTGGCGCGGAACCACCTGCACGCGCAACGTGCCCGCCTGGAGCCAGGCCGCCCATGA
- a CDS encoding nucleotidyltransferase family protein, with protein sequence MAHRARQVTAAHAVVVLAAGGSTRLGQPKQLLTRQGETLVHRVVRLALELAPSQVLVVVGGNAQGVTSSIAGLDATPVTNHRWESGLASSLQVAGAHLLPTVTAVMVVACDQPAIERSHLQALLSGARVSASGCAGTRHGSVLGIPAVVPRAWFNSAGATGDRGFGARLRQLPIDAVHALQAPELGLDVDTPEDLARARLAGWIDAGR encoded by the coding sequence ATGGCGCATCGCGCCCGGCAGGTGACGGCCGCGCATGCGGTCGTCGTGCTTGCGGCGGGCGGGAGCACCCGGCTTGGCCAGCCCAAGCAGCTTCTGACCCGGCAGGGCGAGACCCTTGTACATCGCGTAGTGCGGTTGGCGCTGGAGCTCGCGCCATCGCAGGTGTTGGTGGTGGTGGGCGGCAACGCACAGGGCGTGACATCCAGCATTGCCGGACTGGATGCCACCCCGGTAACCAACCACCGCTGGGAAAGCGGCCTGGCCAGCAGTCTGCAGGTTGCCGGCGCACACCTGCTGCCCACGGTGACTGCGGTGATGGTCGTGGCATGCGACCAGCCCGCAATCGAGCGCTCCCATCTGCAGGCGCTGCTTTCGGGTGCCCGCGTCTCGGCGTCAGGGTGCGCGGGTACCCGCCACGGAAGTGTGCTTGGCATTCCCGCAGTAGTGCCGCGTGCATGGTTCAACTCTGCGGGTGCAACCGGTGACCGCGGCTTTGGAGCGCGCTTGAGGCAGCTTCCCATCGATGCCGTGCATGCCCTTCAAGCGCCGGAGCTGGGCCTGGATGTTGACACGCCAGAAGATCTCGCGCGTGCGCGCCTTGCGGGCTGGATCGATGCCGGGAGGTGA
- a CDS encoding XdhC family protein gives MDRPVASPVLEPSAAEGVEPRDPAGHLSAAPDFLTEGSPRGVLEAAVTHLRAGEHAVLALVLETDGSTYAGAGDMVLFCNGSQVGWLSGGCLEPELARRAEQVSAAGQVDWIEIDTRSDDDLLSGSALGCRGRLRIALLPLRVMTGIDTVIEAWLREGVSLQRDLRTSGQIVFRAGHREQAWQLNPMDGAQPFGEAAWRLPLPRLPRALVLGGGPETPFLVPLLRGLGWRVSVAERRARWSSAGQGADAQLQVSPAEALHADPCDAVLVMHHDFELDREALVALAGTEVAFIGLLGPRRRREDLFKLLTQDQRSRLSPRLRSPIGLNIGGRGPEAISLSIAAQLQQWRIAPGR, from the coding sequence ATGGACCGACCCGTGGCCTCACCCGTCCTGGAGCCCTCTGCGGCAGAGGGAGTGGAACCCAGGGATCCTGCCGGACACCTGTCCGCAGCGCCGGACTTCCTCACCGAAGGCAGCCCGCGCGGCGTGCTCGAGGCGGCGGTGACGCACCTGCGCGCGGGGGAGCACGCCGTGCTTGCGCTGGTGCTGGAAACCGATGGCTCCACCTACGCCGGTGCCGGCGACATGGTGCTGTTCTGCAACGGCAGCCAGGTCGGCTGGCTCAGTGGCGGATGCCTGGAGCCCGAGCTCGCGCGACGCGCGGAGCAGGTGAGCGCGGCAGGGCAGGTCGACTGGATCGAGATCGACACCCGCAGTGACGACGACCTGTTGAGTGGGTCCGCGCTCGGCTGCCGCGGCCGGCTTCGGATTGCGCTTCTGCCGTTGCGGGTCATGACGGGCATCGACACCGTGATCGAGGCTTGGCTGCGCGAGGGGGTGTCACTCCAGCGCGACCTTCGCACGTCGGGGCAGATCGTTTTCCGCGCCGGCCATCGCGAGCAGGCATGGCAGCTGAACCCGATGGACGGGGCGCAGCCCTTTGGAGAAGCAGCGTGGCGTTTGCCGTTGCCCCGGCTTCCACGGGCTCTGGTGCTGGGTGGCGGTCCAGAAACGCCCTTCCTGGTTCCGTTGCTGCGGGGACTGGGGTGGCGGGTCAGCGTAGCCGAACGACGAGCGCGCTGGTCCTCAGCGGGGCAGGGCGCGGATGCACAGCTCCAGGTGAGCCCGGCCGAGGCCCTCCATGCCGACCCGTGCGACGCGGTGCTGGTGATGCACCACGACTTCGAGCTGGACCGCGAGGCGCTGGTGGCCCTGGCCGGTACCGAGGTTGCCTTCATTGGACTTCTGGGTCCGCGGCGAAGGCGTGAGGATCTGTTCAAGCTGCTGACACAGGATCAGCGTAGCCGCCTGTCTCCCAGGCTTCGATCGCCGATCGGCCTCAACATCGGAGGGCGGGGACCGGAGGCGATTTCGCTCAGCATCGCCGCCCAGCTGCAGCAATGGCGCATCGCGCCCGGCAGGTGA
- a CDS encoding RNA polymerase sigma-70 factor has protein sequence MDDSTALFSRLRPRLFGVAYRMLGSSHEAEDVVQDVWLRWHGADPSQIENPEAWLVATTTRRAIDGLRLARHTREHYVGMWLPEPLLTDDTSTPEYVLETASDLSVAFLSVLERLAPDARAAFLLHDVFDQDYAVVARTLDKTEAACRQIVHRARLQLRQERPRYNVPQEVHQKLLRRFAEAVSSGDFRTMKALMAESAELVGDGGGIVTSFPRPMVGGARIAQLLYAPHLRRSAQLRMVPAMLNGRLGLLRYFDGELEAAMAFETDGERITQILVQRNPHKLQRLALPTSIQ, from the coding sequence ATGGACGATTCCACTGCGCTGTTCTCCCGCCTCCGCCCGCGCCTGTTCGGCGTGGCCTACCGCATGCTCGGGTCTTCGCACGAAGCCGAGGACGTGGTGCAGGATGTCTGGCTGCGCTGGCATGGCGCCGACCCGTCACAGATCGAGAATCCCGAAGCCTGGCTGGTGGCCACCACCACCCGTCGCGCCATTGATGGCCTGCGCCTGGCACGGCATACGCGCGAACACTATGTCGGCATGTGGTTGCCGGAGCCGCTGCTGACCGATGACACCAGCACCCCTGAATATGTGCTGGAAACCGCCAGCGATCTGTCGGTCGCCTTCCTCAGCGTGCTCGAACGGTTGGCACCGGATGCGCGTGCGGCCTTCCTGCTGCACGACGTGTTCGATCAGGACTACGCGGTGGTCGCGCGCACCCTGGACAAGACAGAAGCCGCCTGCCGGCAGATCGTGCATCGCGCACGCCTGCAGCTCAGGCAGGAGCGCCCGCGCTACAACGTCCCGCAGGAGGTGCACCAGAAACTGCTGCGCCGTTTCGCCGAGGCCGTATCCAGCGGCGATTTCCGCACGATGAAGGCGCTGATGGCCGAGTCGGCCGAGCTGGTGGGTGACGGCGGCGGCATCGTCACCAGCTTCCCCAGGCCGATGGTCGGGGGCGCACGCATTGCCCAGCTGCTGTATGCCCCGCACCTGCGGCGCAGCGCGCAGTTGCGGATGGTGCCGGCCATGCTCAACGGACGGCTGGGACTGCTGCGCTATTTCGATGGTGAGCTGGAAGCGGCGATGGCCTTCGAGACCGATGGCGAACGGATCACGCAGATCCTGGTGCAGCGCAACCCGCACAAGCTGCAGCGGCTGGCACTACCCACCTCCATCCAGTAG
- the paoA gene encoding aldehyde dehydrogenase iron-sulfur subunit PaoA: MKLTRRQVIAGGATTVAMSAAPGASSLAAELAASPPPRSPVISTVGLTVNGTHRELELDTRTTLLDALREHLKLTGTKKGCDHGQCGACTVLVNSERINACLSLAVQHQGDAITTIEGLGTPDNLHPMQAAFIKHDGYQCGYCTPGQICSAVAVLDEIKRGVPSHAQADVSARPQATNMEMRERMSGNLCRCGAYSNIAEAMQEVAGATSGRGRS; the protein is encoded by the coding sequence ATGAAGTTGACGCGTCGCCAGGTGATCGCCGGCGGCGCCACGACCGTGGCGATGTCCGCCGCACCGGGGGCTTCATCGCTCGCCGCCGAACTGGCGGCATCCCCGCCGCCCAGGTCGCCGGTCATCAGTACGGTGGGGTTGACGGTCAACGGCACGCATCGTGAGCTAGAGCTGGACACCCGCACGACGCTGCTAGACGCCCTGCGCGAACATCTGAAACTGACCGGTACCAAGAAGGGCTGCGACCACGGTCAGTGCGGCGCCTGTACCGTACTGGTCAACAGTGAACGCATCAATGCGTGCCTCAGCCTGGCGGTGCAGCACCAGGGCGACGCCATCACCACCATCGAAGGCCTCGGAACCCCCGACAACCTGCATCCGATGCAGGCCGCCTTCATCAAGCATGACGGTTACCAGTGCGGGTATTGCACGCCGGGGCAGATCTGTTCGGCGGTGGCGGTACTGGACGAGATCAAGCGGGGTGTCCCCAGCCATGCGCAGGCCGATGTCAGCGCACGGCCCCAGGCCACCAACATGGAGATGCGTGAACGTATGAGCGGCAACCTCTGCCGCTGCGGCGCGTATTCCAACATTGCCGAGGCGATGCAAGAGGTCGCTGGCGCGACCTCTGGAAGGGGGCGCTCATGA
- a CDS encoding LysR family transcriptional regulator, which yields MNTAQPSPASDGHDALNASFSTSYAGVLAFIAVAAEGSFARAADRLGIGRSAVSRSMQKLESQLGVRLFLRTTRSTTLTREGELFLEGCNPGVNCILQALEEMRDLREGPPRGHLRISASHGFGRRVIAPLLAAFRAEYPQVSVELLLDEQAPDLAGDRIDVAFRDGLLEDSQVIAKQLVPMQLVVCASPAYVQAHGLPPSVDALSTHACIGRRLPGGRMQPWEFRVDGTDVHLQLPAALVFNDADLALQAVIDGLGIAQLPSYQIREALWAGRVVTCLDRHAPLDRGHYLCYLSRRQLPKRVRAFIDFSTQRVRALELDVISHWEARQQATSMKPEAQPAWA from the coding sequence ATGAACACCGCACAGCCCAGCCCGGCCAGCGACGGCCACGATGCGCTCAATGCATCCTTCTCCACCAGCTACGCCGGCGTGCTGGCCTTCATTGCAGTGGCGGCCGAGGGCAGTTTCGCCCGCGCGGCCGACCGCCTCGGCATCGGCCGTTCGGCTGTCAGCCGCAGCATGCAGAAGCTGGAAAGCCAGCTGGGCGTGCGGTTGTTCCTGCGCACCACGCGCTCGACCACGCTGACCCGCGAAGGCGAGCTGTTCCTGGAGGGCTGCAACCCGGGCGTGAACTGCATCCTGCAGGCGCTGGAGGAAATGCGCGACCTGCGCGAGGGTCCGCCGCGCGGGCACCTGCGCATCAGTGCCAGCCACGGCTTCGGCCGGCGGGTGATCGCCCCCCTGCTGGCCGCCTTCCGCGCCGAGTACCCGCAGGTCTCTGTAGAACTGCTGCTGGACGAGCAGGCCCCCGACCTGGCCGGTGACCGCATCGATGTGGCGTTCCGCGATGGCCTGCTGGAAGACAGCCAGGTGATCGCCAAGCAGCTGGTGCCGATGCAGCTGGTGGTGTGCGCGTCACCGGCGTACGTGCAGGCGCATGGTTTACCGCCGTCGGTGGATGCGCTGTCCACGCATGCCTGCATCGGGCGGCGCCTGCCGGGTGGACGCATGCAGCCCTGGGAATTCCGGGTCGACGGCACCGATGTGCACCTGCAGCTGCCGGCCGCACTGGTGTTCAACGATGCCGACCTGGCCCTGCAGGCCGTCATCGACGGGCTGGGCATCGCCCAGCTGCCCAGCTATCAGATACGTGAAGCGCTGTGGGCGGGCAGGGTGGTGACCTGCCTGGATCGGCATGCGCCGCTCGATCGCGGCCACTACCTGTGCTACCTCAGCCGCCGCCAGCTTCCCAAGCGTGTGCGGGCCTTCATCGACTTCAGCACGCAGCGGGTGCGCGCGCTCGAGCTGGATGTGATCTCGCATTGGGAAGCGCGCCAACAGGCCACGTCCATGAAGCCAGAGGCACAGCCCGCCTGGGCCTGA